Genomic segment of Maricaulis maris:
CCCCGAGGCAGCAGGCTGGCTGGTCTGGGATGACGTGCCGATCTCCCGGGACGGGCCGCCGCCGGCCGTCAGCACATCCGGCCCGTTTTCGGCGACACTCTGGTTCAATGGCGAGCGGATCGGCGAGAAAGGGCAGCCGGGCACGAGCCGCAATAACGAGACGGCCGGCCCGATCGACAGCCTGTTCGCGGTACCCACCCGGCTGATCGAGCCCGACGGCAATCAACTGTTCATGCGCCTGTCCAGTCACCGCGCCGGCTACACGCCGTACAGCCTGGTCCAGTCCCTCTTTGTGATGCCTTACAGCGCCGAGACGAGACGGCCCGTGCGCTACTATCTGCCACTGACCGTTCTGGGCGCCGGACTGGTCGCACTGGCGCTCGCCTTCGCCTTGCGGTCATGGCGGATCGGGGATGAACGAGGTCTCTGGCTTACGCTCGCGCTGGCCGGACTGACACTGGCCGGCTCGGCCGAGATTTCCCGGGCCATGATCAACTATCCCTATGACTGGCACCAACCGCGCCAGGCGCTCAGCCTGACCGGCCTTGCCGTTTTCGGCTTGGCGCTTCTGCGCTTTGCCCAGCAGCGCTGGACGGCGCCGGGCAGGTCGGCAACGATCTGGATGGGGCTGACCGGCCTCTTCGCCCTGATCGCCCTCGTTTCGATGACCGGCTATGACGCCAAATCCGCTGCGGTGACGGCCTGCCTCACAGGCTCGGCCACCTTCTGGATCGCCTGGCACGGCGACGCTCAGGCCCGATTATTGGCTGCGGGACTTGCGATCATACCCGCCTATGCGCTCGCCCTGCCGGCCGACCTGATCGATCGAGCCATTTATGCGCTGGTGCTGGGATTGCTGGCCCTGCCCGCCATTCGCTGGCCGGACCTCCTCCAGCCCGAACCGGCGGCAGCACCCGCCGTTCTCGCGCTACAATCAACCGGACGCCTGACACGCTTGGCCTGTCCGGACATTGTCCGCCTCGCCGCAGCCGGCAATTACACCGAGGTGCATGTGCGGAGCGGTGCGACCCATCTCGACAATCGCAATCTGAGCGCTCTGCTCGACCTGCTCCCGGCGGGCATTGTGCGTGTTCACCGCTCGCATGCCGTCAATCTCGAGCATGTCGAGGCGCTGACCAGCGAGGTCGGCAGCCGCTATCAGCTAGAACTGACCAACGGCACATCGGTGCCGGTCAGCCGCCGAGAAGTGGCCGGCCTGCGCGAACGTCTGGCCGGCCGAAGCGCCTGATCAGGCCCGCTTTCCCTTGACGCCAAAGCTGGCGAGGAAGGCGTTGACGTCGGTATTGCGGGCCACGCGGCGGATGCCGGAGCGCTCGCGGGT
This window contains:
- a CDS encoding LytTR family DNA-binding domain-containing protein: MAGWLKAMANLRPGLESVGLALLALATLLMAPLPTMEVTTPETVRYFNADIGLDTVLSAPTAGEPVAYRAIERPEAAGWLVWDDVPISRDGPPPAVSTSGPFSATLWFNGERIGEKGQPGTSRNNETAGPIDSLFAVPTRLIEPDGNQLFMRLSSHRAGYTPYSLVQSLFVMPYSAETRRPVRYYLPLTVLGAGLVALALAFALRSWRIGDERGLWLTLALAGLTLAGSAEISRAMINYPYDWHQPRQALSLTGLAVFGLALLRFAQQRWTAPGRSATIWMGLTGLFALIALVSMTGYDAKSAAVTACLTGSATFWIAWHGDAQARLLAAGLAIIPAYALALPADLIDRAIYALVLGLLALPAIRWPDLLQPEPAAAPAVLALQSTGRLTRLACPDIVRLAAAGNYTEVHVRSGATHLDNRNLSALLDLLPAGIVRVHRSHAVNLEHVEALTSEVGSRYQLELTNGTSVPVSRREVAGLRERLAGRSA